The proteins below come from a single Yamadazyma tenuis chromosome 5, complete sequence genomic window:
- a CDS encoding uncharacterized protein (COG:P; EggNog:ENOG503NW6Y), with amino-acid sequence MSKFVTLNNGAVIPSVGLGVYLTTAEDASRIVYESLKAGYRHIDSAVFYENEEAVTGAIAKWLKETGTDRKEIFYTTKILKFGDEAKPEIEKCLEKSKSIGYIDLILIHAPLANSEGRHGAWVALQDAVASGKVKSIGVSNYGAHHLKQLLEYPDLKVKPVVNQLEIHPWLARKELVKYCRDNGIEVQAFSPLVRGYRFGDEDVVALSKKYNVSEAQIMIRWSLQNGFIPLPKTVSETRLVSNLDVFDWSLSKEDMALLDAKDEHFVSMPELMIKVELRPIIPLRQHNPIGNAGRVQAAMVISVDTFTVGFFACHISGYPKTKFDYLCSVNDFWCKELALKCESEIKISQQSGLINKKIASVLQVQVNQNRPEPTSTPQHISPILPTKEFVVELVEIFFANQYQGIFPFIHRPSFLEFLKSDEFNPSTYIDDYNSKFFTETYSTSLRYPDPVLLLSILALCARLHSGISFAYGKFSEDTAPESFEPYILTSDSEFSTYIKSDTDLVSASNASKYFGWHARRYMKDVFDSPTVQRIQAFTLLSSHEWGEGNNSRSFLYIGIAARMALVLGLGNENTICDEDVHDKNLGEIVTESKRRTIWSVYMMDRCNSSGRQRSPAIRIEDIKVKLPSNENDFLFGNPNTSLMYDELTKSMQGGASGHSRNISMIGFTIVVFEIWAKIAKWVGEVGVKYEKSSPWLSESVFHCLRQDLDSVAVLLPPDFQLSGFNLKMHMELGTATHFGYFHGLFFICRIFLNREYLFCNPDSFPPGWWKDLTVQLLDSLESISSLVEELRSKDMMVIAPFTGFEVFTCAVTSFYFCAFPDEILLEHLPVEKLGVVNTRSDLGDWKFKYKKLALKNMDCLTKWTQTWELGRKWQKLSVNLGIIFGQLAANGSDEFNSDYLRHSMQDYGSGEVAEVYVPQTSHKKHDKSDMEIMRLLNKDSTPASVSEENSQEMSSGDFGVIELLSPPQFMFSTNSLSIYPGWNGSDDS; translated from the exons ATGTCTAAATTCGTTACCTTGAACAATGGAGCAGTGATCCCATCAGTGGGATTGGGTGTCTACCTTACTACTGCTGAAGATGCCAGCCGTATTGTCTATGAATCATTAAAAGCTGGTTACCGTCATATTGACAGTGCTGTATTCTACGAGAATGAAGAAGCTGTTACTGGAGCTATTGCAAAATGGTTGAAGGAAACTGGAACTGACAGAAAAGAAATCttttacaccaccaagattttgaaatttGGGGACGAAGCTAAAcctgaaattgaaaagtgTTTGGAGAAGTCTAAGAGCATCGGATACATcgacttgattttgatccATGCTCCACTTGCCAATTCCGAAGGGCGTCATGGTGCTTGGGTGGCGTTGCAAGACGCTGTTGCAAGTGGAAAGGTCAAGAGTATTGGTGTCTCCAACTACGGGGCACATCACTTGAAGCAACTTTTGGAGTATCCAGACTTGAAGGTCAAACCTGTTGTGAACCAGCTAGAAATCCACCCTTGGTTGGCTAGGAAAGAATTAGTTAAATACTGCAGAGACAATGGAATTGAAGTGCAAGCATTCTCTCCCTTGGTAAGAGGATATaggtttggtgatgaggACGTTGTGGCCCTCAGCAAGAAGTACAATGTTTCAGAAGCCCAGATCATGATCAGATGgtctcttcaaaatggGTTCATTCCTCTTCCTAAGACTGTTAGCGAGACACGTTTGGTTAGTAACTTGGATGTATTTGATTGGAGCTTGTCGAAGGAAGACATGGCTTTGCTCGATGCCAAAGATGAACACTTTGTATCAATGCCTGA ACTAATGATTAAGGTGGAATTGCGGC CGATTATTCCTCTTCGTCAACATAACCCCATTGGTAACGCTGGTCGTGTTCAAGCTGCCATGGTGATCTCGGTGGACACTTTCACGGTAGGCTTTTTCGCTTGTCATATCAGTGGCTATCCTAAGACTAAATTCGACTATCTTTGTAGCGTT AACGATTTTTG GTGTAAAGAATTGGCCTTGAAATGTGAGTCTGAAATCAAAATATCCCAGCAACTGGGGCTCATTAACAAGAAGATAGCAAGTGTTCTTCAggttcaagtcaatcaaaaTAGACCTGAGCCAACTAGCACGCCACAGCACATATCTCCTATTCTTCCTACGAAAGAATTTGTGGTGGAATTAGTAGAAATCTTTTTTGCAAACCAGTATCAAGGGATTTTCCCCTTTATTCACAGACCTTCGTTTcttgagtttttgaagtcaGATGAGTTTAACCCTTCAACTTACATAGATGACTAtaactccaagttctttaCCGAGACTTACTCGACCAGCTTGCGTTACCCTGATCCTGTTTTGCTTCTATCTATTTTGGCCCTTTGTGCTAGGTTACATAGCGGTATATCTTTTGCATATGGCAAATTTCTGGAAGATACGGCACCTGAATCGTTCGAACCATATATTTTGACACTGGATTCAGAATTTTCAACTTATATCAAGCTGGATACTGACTTGGTGTCAGCTTCAAATGCGTCCAAATACTTCGGGTGGCATGCTAGAAGGTACATGAAAGATGTTTTTGATAGCCCTACGGTCCAGAGGATACAAGCATTTACGTTATTGAGTAGCCATGAATGGGGTGAAGGTAACAACTCTCGGAGTTTCCTCTACATTGGAATAGCTGCCAGAATGGCTTTAGTGTTGGGATTAGGAAATGAAAACACGATTTGTGACGAAGACGTACATGATAAGAACCTTGGGGAAATTGTCACTGAGAGTAAACGACGAACTATTTGGTCGGTTTACATGATGGATAGATGTAACTCTAGTGGTAGACAACGCTCTCCTGCCATCAGAATAGAAGATATTAAAGTGAAACTTCCAAGTAATGAGAATGACTTCTTGTTCGGAAACCCCAATACGTCACTAATGTACGACGAATTGACCAAGTCTATGCAAGGAGGTGCTCTGGGTCACTCCCGAAACATTTCTATGATTGGGTTTACCATAGTTGTCTTTGAAATCTGGGCAAAAATTGCTAAATGggttggagaagttggtgtAAAGTATGAGAAGTCGTCGCCTTGGTTATCTGAGTCAGTATTTCATTGTCTAAGACAAGATTTGGATTCAGTGGCGGTATTACTTCCCCCTGATTTCCAGCTTTCGGGTTTTAACTTGAAAATGCATATGGAGTTGGGAACTGCCACTCACTTTGGATACTTTCATGGCTTATTTTTCATCTGCCGtattttcttgaacagaGAGTACCTTTTTTGTAATCCAGACTCATTTCCTCCTGGGTGGTGGAAAGACCTTACGGTTCAGCTTTTAGACTCTTTGGAGCTGATTTCTTCGTTGGTGGAAGAATTGAGATCAAAAGACATGATGGTAATTGCCCCATTTACAGGTTTTGAGGTCTTTACCTGTGCTGTCACCTCGTTCTACTTTTGTGCTTTTCCCGATGAAATCTTATTGGAGCATCTTCCtgttgaaaagttgggtGTTGTGAATACTCGATCAGATTTAGGGGATTGGAAGTTCAAGTATAAGAAGCTTGCGCTAAAGAATATGGACTGTCTAACCAAATGGACACAGACGTGGGAATTGGGAAGAAAATGGCAGAAATTATCGGTGAATCTTGGTATTAtatttggtcaacttgCAGCCAATGGATCAGATGAGTTCAATTCCGATTACTTGAGGCATTCAATGCAAGACTATGGAAGCGGTGAAGTTGCAGAGGTTTATGTTCCACAAACTTCGCATAAGAAGCATGACAAGAGTGATATGGAGATTATGAGGCTACTTAATAAGGACTCCACTCCAGCATCTGTTAGCGAAGAGAATAGTCAGGAAATGTCATCaggagattttggagtGATTGAGCTTCTTTCTCCACCTCAATTCATGTTTTCTACAAACTCTCTAAGTATCTACCCGGGATGGAATGGTAGTGATGATTCTTGA
- the ERV1 gene encoding Flavin-linked sulfhydryl oxidase of the mitochondrial IMS (EggNog:ENOG503P2I1; COG:E) has protein sequence MSSQNAPLKAPEVGISGKKIVYDKDGKPCRTCNSLLDFQMVTGKISPGAAVKAQQKLHQDPQSSTDFPPDVEQIGRSSWTLLHSIAATYPEVPDSQKQQDLKQFLKLFGNFYPCWFCADDFKSYMTKNEPKVSTQEDFGRWLCDAHNEVNVKLGKPKFDCNFWRRRWKDENE, from the coding sequence ATGTCATCACAAAATGCACCTTTGAAAGCCCCAGAGGTGGGAATATCGGGCAAAAAGATCGTGTATGACAAGGATGGTAAGCCGTGCCGTACATGCAACTCGTTACTCGATTTTCAAATGGTCACTGGGAAGATCAGTCCCGGTGCTGCCGTAAAAGCTCAACAAAAGCTCCACCAAGATCCACAGAGTTCAACGGACTTTCCCCCAGATGTCGAACAAATAGGCCGTTCTTCCTGGACTTTATTGCATTCGATAGCTGCAACATATCCAGAGGTACCTGATTCCCAGAAGCAACAGGATTTGAAACAATTTCTCAAGTTATTCGGCAACTTCTACCCATGCTGGTTCTGTGCGGATGACTTCAAAAGCTATATGACCAAGAATGAACCCAAGGTTTCTACACAAGAGGATTTTGGCCGTTGGCTTTGTGATGCCCACAACGAAGTCAATGTCAAGTTGGGAAAGCCTAAGTTCGACTGCAACTtctggagaagaagatggaaagatgaaaatgaaTAG
- a CDS encoding uncharacterized protein (EggNog:ENOG503P9RM): MFRLKPIQHIQKRSFFGFFSGWTSGKTIYPPHPSQFTTQNRIYPNYVTSHNELNDLILVKHPLILNFTVQADPNYNKLTSTLFDILSDKSKYPLGDFEVHLANITCDSLEAKDIMMTYGVNKLPSLVRLEKQLVVDVISPNLDTVSDQTVIEWLKTFKG; the protein is encoded by the coding sequence ATGTTTAGATTGAAGCCAATCCAACACATACAAAAGCGGAGCTTTTTCGGGTTTTTCAGTGGATGGACGTCAGGAAAGACCATCTATCCACCACATCCTTCACAATTCACTACCCAGAACCGGATTTACCCCAATTACGTTACCAGTCACAATGAATTGAATGACTTGATCCTTGTTAAACACCCACTTATTTTGAACTTTACCGTGCAAGCAGATCCCAACTacaacaagttgacatCCACCTTGTTTGATATCTTATCCGATAAGTCCAAATATCCGCTTGGGGATTTCGAAGTTCATTTGGCAAATATCACCTGTGATAGCTTAGAAGCCAAAGATATAATGATGACCTACGGAGTCAACAAGCTTCCTAGTCTTGTAAGGCTTGAAAAgcagttggtggtggatgtAATTTCACCTAATCTTGACACTGTAAGTGATCAAACAGTTATTGAATGGCTCAAGACCTTTAAGGGCTAA
- the RIB1 gene encoding GTP cyclohydrolase II (COG:H; EggNog:ENOG503NXHB; BUSCO:EOG09261UWT) produces MPVQTTPLKSDLFEDMTLLSPAVTPSMISMENLGDIKSESIPHLSADQRSKLPLPDILPVVKCIARARIPTTQGPEIFLHLYENNIDQKEHLAIVFGEDIRSKTLFRFREDETQQDRMTRGAYVGKLYPGRNTADKDDRLKLELKFDNKGELIRDPSTTYSKPTMVRIHSECYTGETAWSARCDCGEQFDEAGRIMGQLGHGCIVYLRQEGRGIGLGEKLKAYNLQDLGADTVQANLMLRHPADGRSFSLATAILEDLGLLEIQLMTNNPDKIAAVEGKNQTIKVIERIPMIPLAWKSDDGIKSKEIEGYLSTKIERMGHLLEKPLQISGR; encoded by the coding sequence ATGCCTGTCCAAACAACTCCCCTCAAGTCTGATCTCTTTGAAGATATGACTCTTTTATCTCCGGCTGTCACGCCTAGCATGATCCTGATGGAAAaccttggtgatatcaagTCCGAACTGATACCACACTTGTCAGCTGACCAAAGATCAAAGCTTCCTCTACCCGACATTTTGCCGGTGGTGAAGTGTATAGCAAGAGCAAGGATACCTACAACTCAAGGACCTGAAATATTTCTTCACCTATACGAAAACAATATTGACCAAAAGGAACATCTAGCTATAGTATTTGGCGAAGATATCAGATCCAAGACCTTGTTCAGATTTAGAGAAGATGAGACTCAACAAGATAGAATGACTAGAGGTGCCTATGTTGGAAAGTTGTATCCTGGAAGAAATACTGCTGACAAAGATGACagattgaagttggaaCTCAAATTTGACAATAAGGGTGAACTAATCAGAGACCCCAGCACAACATACAGCAAACCGACAATGGTCCGTATACACAGTGAGTGCTATACGGGAGAAACTGCGTGGTCTGCTAGATGTGACTGTGGAgaacaatttgatgaagctGGGAGAATCATGGGGCAGCTTGGCCACGGTTGTATAGTATATCTTCGGCAAGAGGGAAGAGGAATTGGTTTGGGAGAGAAGTTAAAAGCATATAATTTACAAGATTTGGGTGCAGATACAGTTCAAGCAAATCTCATGTTAAGGCATCCAGCTGATGGCCGTTCGTTTTCACTTGCAACTGCaattttggaagacttggGGTTATTGGAAATTCAGTTAATGACTAACAACCCCGACAAGATTGCTGCAGTGGAAGGAAAAAATCAAACCATCAAGGTTATTGAAAGAATACCCATGATCCCATTGGCGTGGAAAAGTGATGATGGTATCAAAAGTAAAGAAATCGAAGGCTACTTGAGTACAAAGATTGAAAGAATGGGTCACTTACTCGAGAAACCACTACAAATATCGGGAAGGTAG
- a CDS encoding uncharacterized protein (COG:S; EggNog:ENOG503NWF9) encodes MRWIILLNPKRSNSFPPLLFYSLMTPSSITITRPINTSIGEWKPETAIPDRVKQLLVPSHPKKPINYILGFIQIVRLLKTQKRTGWLDRDIPENKTESIADHMYRMSIISMLIPNLENKINIDKCVKISVIHDIAESLVGDITPFEGVPKQEKHRRELETIHYLASLVKPYNEPFSKELVELWLDYEEIRCVEAVYVKDIDKFEMIQQAWDYEQDYGIKYDLTEFYASRDAIKTVEVGDLCDEILAQRAEFVKQHSK; translated from the coding sequence ATGAGGTGGATTATTTTGTTGAATCCAAAACGTTCAAATTCGTTTCCACCGTTGTTATTTTACCTGTTGATGACCCCCAGTTCTATTACCATTACCAGGCCTATCAACACCTCTATAGGTGAATGGAAACCAGAGACGGCAATCCCAGATCGGGTtaaacaacttcttgttccttCTCATCCAAAAAAGCCCATCAACTATATTCTTGGATTCATTCAAATCGTACGTCTTTTGAAGACTCAGAAGAGAACCGGATGGTTGGATAGAGATATTCCTGAAAATAAGACCGAAAGTATAGCGGATCACATGTACAGAATGTCGATTATCTCTATGCTTATTCCTAATCTAgagaacaaaatcaatattGACAAGTGTGTAAAAATCTCCGTGATTCATGATATAGCTGAGTCTTTGGTTGGCGACATCACACCATTCGAAGGGGTAccaaaacaagaaaaacaCCGTCgtgaacttgaaaccaTTCATTATTTGGCATCGTTAGTGAAGCCATACAACGAACCTTTCAGTaaagagttggtggagttaTGGCTTGATTACGAAGAAATTAGATGTGTTGAAGCTGTGTACGTCAAGGATATCGATAAGTTTGAAATGATCCAGCAAGCATGGGACTATGAACAAGACTATGGTATCAAATATGATCTTACTGAGTTTTACGCTTCTAGAGATGCGATCAAAACTGTAGAAGTCGGAGATTTGTGCGATGAGATCCTTGCACAAAGAGCCGAGTTTGTTAAGCAACATTCTAAATAA
- a CDS encoding 60S ribosomal protein uL15 (COG:G; EggNog:ENOG503NWPR) encodes MSTEQVGLITSIFSIGGLIGSLYVGTVADKIGRKKTSMLHCVIYFFGSSLNGLSQNYGTLLVGRFVAGLGAGAALVVTPVFINEVSPPDAKGFLGSMNQVSVNVGILLTQVLALRWCNNNDWRWLLLTGSILAVVTLVLIFVYVDESPMWLVNKGYPHEALRGLHRLRGGEYHSVRSEVSSWSQPGEADQLLDEEMGRETANSPAPKPTAVSLDVYLKSPEFNPSKIVATGILILQQFCGINSIIFYGVSVLISIFPSHSIIINCMISVTNAVVTFVAAGFVDRLGRKPLLLTSVAFMGIATVLMGFGILTTNPLASIIGTFTYITFFAIGLGPIPFLLVGEVTQPRAKASAQSWGTTMNWVATFIVGFLFPILKSSWIGGGVYFIFTGMCILTFGFIKTQIPETKGKLSYEEVWNKYLTSLSTMPTRLTKTRKHRGHVSAGNGRIGKHRKHPGGRGMAGGQHHHRTNLDKYHPGYFGKVGMRYFHKQQAHFWRPEINLDKLWTLVDEEKKDEYLKSSTTSAAPVIDTLAHGYGKVLGKGRLPDVPVIVKARFVSKLAEEKIRAVGGVVELVA; translated from the exons ATGTCAACGGAGCAAGTGGGATTAATTACTTCCATCTTCAGTATTGGAGGGCTTATTGGATCGTTGTACGTGGGAACAGTTGCAGATAAAATCGGTAGAAAGAAGACATCCATGCTTCACTGTGTAATCTACTTTTTTGGATCATCGCTCAATGGACTTTCTCAGAACTATGGGACATTATTGGTTGGACGATTTGTGGCTGGACTTGGTGCGGGGGCTGCCCTTGTGGTGACACCTGTTTTTATCAACGAAGTGAGTCCTCCAGATGCGAAGGGATTCTTGGGATCAATGAATCAAGTATCGGTGAACGTAGGGATCTTACTTACTCAGGTATTGGCCCTTCGCTGGTGCAATAATAATGATTGGAGATGGCTCTTATTAACAGGATCAATCCTTGCGGTGGTGACCTTGGTATTGATTTTTGTCTATGTTGACGAGTCTCCTATGTGGTTAGTAAATAAGGGATATCCCCATGAAGCTTTGAGAGGCTTACACAGGCTTCGCGGAGGCGAGTATCATAGTGTGCGGTCAGAAGTATCCAGCTGGTCTCAACCAGGAGAAGCAGATCAGTTGTTGGACGAAGAAATGGGTCGGGAAACAGCCAATAGCCCAGCTCCTAAACCTACTGCAGTGTCTCTTGATGTATACCTCAAACTGCCTGAGTTCAATCCCAGTAAGATTGTTGCAACTGGAATTCTCATTTTGCAGCAGTTCTGTGGTATTAATTCGATTATTTTCTACGGTGTGTCTGTATTGATTTCCATCTTCCCATCCCATTCGATTATCATCAACTGCATGATTTCGGTCACAAACGCAGTCGTCACTTTTGTGGCCGCCGGTTTTGTTGACCGACTCGGACGTAAACCCCTTTTGCTCACATCTGTCGCATTCATGGGTATTGCCACTGTTCTCATGGGGTTCGGTATCCTCACCACTAACCCATTGGCATCAATTATTGGAACCTTTACATACATCACTTTTTTTGCAATCGGCTTAGGCCCAATTCCATTCTTATTGGTGGGAGAAGTTACTCAGCCAAGAGCTAAGGCTTCTGCACAGAGTTGGGGTACAACCATGAACTGGGTGGCTACATTTATTGTTGGATTTTTGTTTCCAATTCTTAAAAGCTCATGGATTGGAGGTGGAGTGTACTTTATCTTTACGGGCATGTGCATTCTTACATTTGGATTCATCAAGACGCAAATACCTGAAACTAAAGGCAAATTATCATATGAAGAGGTATGGAATAAATA TTTAACATCATTAAGCACTATGCCTACTAGATTAACTAAGACCAGAAAACACAGAGGCCACGTTTCAG CCGGTAACGGTAGAATTGGTAAGCACAGAAAGCATCCCGGTGGTAGAGGTATGGCTGGTGGTCAACATCACCACAGAACTAACTTGGATAAGTACCATCCTGGTTACTTCGGTAAAGTTGGTATGAGATacttccacaaacaacaagcTCACTTCTGGAGACcagaaatcaacttggacaagttgtGGACTTTGGttgacgaagaaaagaaggacgaatacttgaagtccTCTACTACTTCTGCTGCCCCAGTCATTGACACCTTGGCTCACGGTTACGGTAAAGTCTTGGGTAAGGGAAGATTGCCAGACGTTCCAGTTATCGTCAAGGCTAGATTCGTTTCTAAATTGgctgaagaaaagatcAGAGctgttggtggtgttgttgaattggTTGCTTAA
- the ERT1 gene encoding Transcriptional regulator of nonfermentable carbon utilization (EggNog:ENOG503NWT9; COG:K) — MSETTTKPKRTKTSVACAHCHRSHMTCDSNRPCTRCIKRGLQDTCVDAPRKQKKYLADVPVNAYQNGSGMSQNDENGTHISSPTSMIELSQNPTTISMDSQSPNHNSSATVRSAIPSTDLLKQRSKFMSSAADMEYSTLSSIISADFLSKSSTDHTPTSVLSPAISPHVAQSLQEPTSPNTAINEAFLINNTNNSSNSDSTKATSQTRKPQNPDIYFKDAHYDSAINQYFLGPDSASSDKYTMYPEILEQVEMKRRQDPEGFYKQSLRSSISLAVGILSEDSTFTRVSDPSNAIQHYIKEPEDIYEKVNKPYSYTPGYHSLISYLRRRFNKQMLVQMVESMAKYRPSFIACTNALKEHDLIFMEQCFQRTLLTYDSIIKVSGTPAIVWRRTGEIAYVGNEFCILTGWTKEELLSHKKRFIVELLDDRSVLEYFQLFSSIAFGDFLGASMTECTLLTRNNNVKIKTRCSWTLKRDVFGIPMMIIGNFLPVL, encoded by the exons ATGTCAGAAACCACCACAAAACCT AAACGGACCAAAACTTCCGTGGCATGTGCTCACTGTCATCGTTCCCATATGACTTGTGATTCCAATAGGCCTTGCACTAGATGTATAAAAAGAGGTCTACAAGATACATGTGTGGATGCACCTCGCAAGCAGAAAAAGTACTTGGCAGATGTGCCAGTGAATGCTTATCAGAATGGCCTGGGAATGCTGCAAAATGATGAAAACGGAACTCACATCAGTTCTCCGACGTCAATGATAGAACTATCACAAAATCCAACCACCATATCCATGGACTCTCAGTCCCCGAACCACAATTCCTCGGCTACTGTACGCTCAGCCATTCCCAGCACAGATCTCCTTAAGCAGCGGAGTAAGTTCATGTCATCAGCTGCTGATATGGAATACTCTACGCTTTCTTCTATCATTTCAGCAGACTTTCTCTCCAAGTCACTGACAGACCACACACCAACACTGGTTCTATCTCCCGCTATATCTCCACATGTAGCTCAATCCCTCCAAGAGCCTACACTGCCCAATACCGCTATCAACGAAGCatttctcatcaacaataccaacaacTCGTCCAACTCCGACTCAACAAAAGCTACTTCTCAAACCCGTAAGCCTCAAAATCCCGATATATATTTCAAAGATGCCCATTATGATCTGGCCATCAACCAATACTTTCTAGGGCCTGATTCAGCATCGAGTGATAAATACACCATGTATCCGGAGATCCTAGAACAGGTGGAGATGAAGAGGAGACAAGATCCCGAAGGCTTTTACAAACAGAGTCTTCGACTGTCCATTTCGCTCGCAGTTGGAATTCTCTCTGAAGACCTGACTTTCACAAGAGTACTGGACCCTTCAAATGCTATACAACATTATATCAAAGAGCCGGAAGATATCTACGAGAAGGTCAACAAACCGTATTCGTATACTCCAGGATATCATCTGCTTATTTCATATCTCCGTCGTCGGTTCAACAAGCAGATGCTTGTACAGATGGTGGAATCAATGGCCAAATACAGACCATCGTTTATCGCTTGTACAAATGCTTTAAAAGAGCACGACCTTATCTTTATGGAGCAGTGTTTCCAGCGAACACTCCTTACATACGACCTGATTATTAAAGTCAGTGGAACACCTGCAATTGTCTGGCGTCGAACGGGAGAAATTGCGTACGTCGGAAACGAGTTCTGCATTCTCACGGGGTGGACAAAAGAAGAGCTTCTAAGTCACAAGAAGCGGTTCATAGTGGAGCTTTTAGATGATAGACTGGTCTTGGAATACTTCCAGCTCTTTCTGAGCATCgcttttggtgatttcttAGGGGCTTCAATGACTGAGTGTACCCTTCTAACCAGAAACAACAACGTTAAGATCAAGACAAGATGCTCTTGGACATTGAAGAGAGATGTTTTTGGAATCCCCATGATGATTATTGGCAATTTCCTTCCGGTGCTATAA
- the ELF1 gene encoding AAA ATPase Elf1 (BUSCO:EOG09265KPR; EggNog:ENOG503P5Q7; COG:K) encodes MGKRKSSSRVQTKKVKQVLDITFTCLFCNHERSVICTLDKKNGIGELHCKICGQTFQSTIHSLSKPVDIYSDWIDACEDLEEEAGHDGIEVTEGEEHEEDDEEENDEFKRRKDPILDSDDDEY; translated from the coding sequence ATGGGAAAGAGAAAATCATCATCCCGTGTCCAAACAAAGAAGGTCAAGCAGGTATTGGATATCACGTTCACATGCCTTTTTTGTAATCATGAGAGGTCTGTCATTTGTACGTTGGACAAAAAGAACGGGATTGGAGAGCTTCATTGTAAGATTTGTGGACAAACATTCCAAAGCACTATCCACTCATTATCCAAACCAGTTGATATTTACAGCGACTGGATCGATGCCTGtgaggacttggaagaagaagctggaCATGATGGCATAGAAGTGACAGAAGGTGAAGAGcatgaagaagacgatgaggaagaaaatgacGAATTCAAGAGACGTAAAGATCCAATCTTAGactctgatgatgatgaataCTAG